In Drosophila bipectinata strain 14024-0381.07 chromosome 2R, DbipHiC1v2, whole genome shotgun sequence, one genomic interval encodes:
- the PIG-O gene encoding GPI ethanolamine phosphate transferase 3: MNFTYLFVLIWLAFLISSGVLLFSRGFLLARVSKTETSTCRRLSTNPNDEYVLSPEVVNEIFKDVNASANLCLPQKSRVIILVVDALKYEFGVYRDNVSEPLPYENKLGFLNELLERNPDHARLMRFKADPPTTTMQRLKGLTTGSLPTFIDIGSNFASPEINEDNVIDQIASSKLPMVFLGDSTWTDLYPRRFKRAYSYPSFDIFDLDSVDKQILKHLPKELSSNDWEVLVAHFLGVDHCGHKHGPMHEEMARKLTEMNDVIRSVVEAMDNDTTLLVMGDHGMTASGDHGGDTEDETNALLFAYSKQHRFFGNDSGSDTEMLQQIDLVPTLATILGVPIPYSNLGLINFNIVPEIPVPYLNKFQTLLLHSWQNAQQIYRYFFQYAFENKRTFNVEEMDRLETEYILLSHRVQTIYNEAAFKNFVRDLNINLRDILKTCREIWVRFDPTLMSHGLLFSFLPLFFIFLLVNNSRPVDYEKIFKAKETFYAYLINLAAGVFGYRYYKNFSFKTEEHGVIFFTALTSAAVLSFHVLRHWTNIASNWAAVRRFAHMPTRLLLFAAMAVFFSNSFVIQEAKILSYLLAGTILLLSHELLRLSARLDFRTKFKASQFLRSTALRLILASFLAICLIRFAYTLFRCREEQGNCSDFTNSGGAGFSLKKPGSGKTYILAVVVIVVYTTLTRLYLRSCGNLTGNSANVLLARYGPTVASICAGGHVLLANSSIKNIQRSHIDALALVIYALLLLQIIVVSWAPLMIFVLPPRNANTVIVNGSESIVPEIFRKMKRMYEGNDGERRDAIPVVYGLATVYSSIVITFGVFLALVMIVLLEPRASIGLVVCIAVAAILLSIHGILRYRTANSFESCVQPTFTALVGWFLLAHFCFFATSHQTTLSQIEWRAAFVGRTTGIGQSNFISGILVILNTFCGPIFFFSMYSLLSTETYSLFALFPNLIRSCRSSSAGGKVDATTSMTDLANEAVGFDMTRGELTLYEYEDIFLGTGFKLATQFFMLQGLKVFCAMMACTIHCRHLMVWKIFAPRFIYEALTTFVSLPSLILGYLLLLRIHRAVDTLIKRINKTKVL, from the exons ATGAACTTCACGTACTTGTTCGTGCTCATTTGGCTGGCCTTCCTCATTAGCAGCGGAGTGCTGCTATTCTCGCGGGGCTTTCTGCTGGCCCGGGTCTCCAAGACAGAAACGAGCACCTGCCGCCGTTTGTCCACGAATCCTAATGAT GAATATGTCCTATCACCCGAGGTTGTGAACGAGATCTTCAAGGATGTCAACGCCTCCGCTAATCTGTGTCTTCCGCAAAAGTCGAGGGTCATTATCCTGGTTGTGGATGCCCTCAAGTACGAGTTTGGCGTGTACCGGGACAATGTTAGTGAACCACTTCCGTACGAAAACAAACTGGGCTTCTTGAATGAGCTGCTGGAGCGGAATCCGGATCATGCCAGGCTAATGAGATTCAAGGCGGATCCTCCCACCACCACTATGCAGCGCCTCAAAGGACTCACCACCGGTAGCCTACCCACCTTTATAGACATCGGATCCAACTTTGCCTCGCCTGAGATCAATGAGGACAACGTCATTGATCAGATAGCGAGTAGCAAGCTGCCGATGGTCTTTCTGGGCGACAGCACCTGGACGGATTTGTATCCGCGTCGCTTTAAACGTGCCTACTCGTACCCTAGTTTTGATATCTTCGATCTGGACAGCGTGGACAAACAGATTTTGAAGCATTTACCGAAAGAGCTGTCCAGCAATGACTGGGAAGTGCTGGTGGCCCACTTTCTGGGAGTGGATCACTGCGGCCACAAGCATGGACCCATGCATGAGGAAATGGCGCGAAAACTCACCGAAATGAATGATGTGATCAG GTCCGTGGTGGAGGCCATGGACAATGATACCACTCTGCTGGTAATGGGTGACCATGGAATGACTGCGTCAGGAGATCATGGCGGTGATACCGAAGACGAAACTAATGCCCTGCTGTTTGCCTACTCCAAACAGCACAGGTTCTTTGGCAACGATTCCGGTTCTGATACCGAAATGCTGCAGCAG ATTGATCTGGTGCCCACACTGGCGACCATCCTCGGCGTTCCGATACCCTACTCCAACCTGGGTCTAATCAACTTCAACATCGTGCCAGAAATTCCGGTTCCGTACTTGAATAAGTTCCAGACTCTGCTGCTGCACTCCTGGCAGAATGCCCAGCAGATCTACCGGTACTTCTTCCAGTATGCATTCGAAAACAAGCGCACCTTCAACGTGGAGGAGATGGATCGCCTGGAAACAGAGTATATACTCCTCTCCCACCGAGTGCAGACCATTTACAATGAGGCTGCTTTTAAGAACTTTGTCAGGGACTTGAATATTAATCTGCGGGATATTCTAAAGACGTGCCGGGAGATTTGGGTGAGGTTCGATCCCACCCTGATGTCCCATGGCTTGCTCTTCAGCTTCCTGCCTCTGTTCTTCATATTCCTGCTGGTGAACAACTCGCGTCCGGTGGACTATGAGAAGATCTTCAAAGCCAAGGAGACGTTCTACGCGTACTTGATCAACCTGGCCGCCGGAGTGTTCGGCTATCGGTACTACAAGAACTTTTCCTTCAAGACCGAGGAGCATGGCGTTATATTCTTCACGGCTTTGACAAGTGCGGCGGTGTTGTCTTTCCATGTTTTGCGCCACTGGACCAACATTGCCAGCAACTGGGCAGCAGTCCGGAGGTTCGCCCACATGCCCACTAGGCTGCTCCTTTTCGCCGCCATGGCTGTCTTTTTCTCAAACAGCTTTGTGATCCAGGAGGCAAAAATCCTGTCGTATCTCCTGGCTGGAACTATCCTACTGCTTTCGCACGAGCTCCTGCGCTTGAGTGCCCGGCTTGACTTCAGGACCAAGTTCAAAGCCTCCCAGTTTCTGCGCTCCACTGCCTTGAGGCTGATCCTGGCCAGCTTCTTGGCCATTTGCCTAATACGCTTCGCCTACACCCTCTTCCGTTGCCGCGAGGAGCAGGGCAACTGCTCAGACTTTACCAACAGCGGTGGAGCAGGATTCTCCCTGAAGAAGCCTGGCTCAGGCAAAACCTACATCTTGGCCGTGGTTGTGATTGTGGTTTACACCACTCTGACCCGATTGTATCTGCGCTCCTGCGGAAATCTTACTGGAAACTCTGCAAACGTGCTGTTGGCTCGATACGGACCCACGGTGGCGTCCATTTGTGCTGGTGGACATGTCCTGCTCGCCAACAGCTCCATTAAGAACATTCAGAGATCCCACATTGATGCCCTGGCACTTGTTATCTATGCTCTGCTCCTGCTCCAAATCATTGTGGTGTCCTGGGCTCCGCTCATGATCTTCGTTCTGCCACCGAGGAACGCCAATACCGTTATCGTCAACGGAAGCGAGAGCATTGTGCCGGAGATTTTCAGGAAGATGAAGCGCATGTACGAGGGCAACGATGGAGAACGAAGGGATGCCATACCCGTGGTCTACGGCCTGGCCACCGTATACTCTTCGATCGTAATCACTTTCGGTGTGTTCCTGGCTCTGGTCATGATTGTGCTCCTGGAGCCGCGAGCTTCCATTGGATTGGTAGTGTGCATAGCAGTGGCAGCCATCCTGCTGAGTATTCATGGTATTCTGCGATACAGGACGGCTAATAGCTTTG AATCCTGCGTGCAGCCCACATTCACGGCCCTGGTGGGCTGGTTCCTGCTCGCCCACTTCTGCTTCTTCGCCACCTCGCACCAGACCACCTTGTCGCAGATCGAGTGGCGGGCCGCCTTTGTGGGTCGCACCACTGGCATTGGACAGTCCAACTTCATATCCGGCATATTGGTGATCCTGAACACGTTTTGCGGACCGATTTTCTTCTTCTCCATGTACTCCCTGCTCAGTACGGAAACGTACTCGCTGTTTGCCTTGTTCCCCAACCTGATCCGAAGCTGCAGGAGCAGCAGTGCTGGCGGAAAGGTAGACGCCACCACATCCATGACAGACCTGGCCAACGAGGCGGTTGGCTTCGATATGACGCGAGGCGAGCTGACCCTTTACGAGTACGAGGACATCTTTCTAGGAACGGGTTTCAAGCTGGCCACTCAGTTCTTTATGCTCCAAGGACTCAAG GTATTTTGTGCCATGATGGCCTGCACGATCCACTGCCGCCACTTGATGGTCTGGAAAATCTTTGCCCCGCGCTTCATCTACGAGGCCCTGACCACGTTCGTCAGCCTGCCATCCCTGATCCTGGGCTACCTCCTGCTGCTGCGTATCCACCGTGCAGTGGACACCCTCATAAAGCGCATCAACAAGACCAAGGTCCTCTAG
- the Ttd14 gene encoding TRPL translocation defect protein 14 isoform X3, with amino-acid sequence MSTAADQLVAPAALTNGQQSLVVATSNGQKEQREPQQQIENSKSTSPKPGAMPSLKLNKMPSASSKEKRVYKIVLTGGPCGGKTTGQSRLCTFFENLGWKVFRVPETATVLLSGGVKFSDLTEKEAYKFQENLIRTMVQIENTYFELGNSSTRNCLIICDRGVMDASAYISKDKWEKMMAGNKWNPVEMRDNRYNQILHLVSAANGAEDFYSTEDHACRSEGVDLARELDYKSAAAWVGHPYFDVIDNSTNFETKMNRMIESVCQKLGIDIGDRLQATSRKLKYLIAVLPPDNAFPPFQDFDVVHHYLQSAGPKVQARLRKRGQKNHWSYIHTQRRPNVHGQARIEVKTQLTHRDYMNLLAQRDDAHFTIYKKRRCFLINNQYFQLDIYKEPGHPRCKGLVLLETYSSLTGDALKNCMPKFLNIVKEVTGDPDYSMFNLSLKEDWSTTKKFCRTATHVTDATNGVSSTPLACPWLNCP; translated from the exons ATGTCAACAGCAGCCGACCAGCTCGTGGCACCTGCCGCCCTCACAAACGGGCAACAGTCACTGGTTGTGGCAACAAGCAATGGCCAAAAGGAGCAGAGGGAGCCACAACAGCAGATTGAGAACAGCAAGTCCACCTCACCCAAGCCAGGAGCCATGCCCAGCCTCAAGCTGAACAAGATGCCATCGGCGTCCTCCAAGGAGAAGCGTGTCTACAAAATAGTCCTAACTGGCG GGCCCTGTGGCGGCAAGACGACTGGCCAGTCCCGCCTGTGCACCTTCTTCGAGAACCTTGGATGGAAG gTATTCCGCGTGCCTGAAACGGCCACTGTTTTACTCAG TGGCGGCGTCAAGTTCTCTGATCTGACCGAGAAAGAGG CGTACAAGTTCCAGGAGAACCTGATCCGCACCATGGTGCAAATTGAGAACACCTACTTCGAGCTCGGCAACTCGAGCACCCGCAACTGTCTGATAATCTGCGATCGCGGCGTCATGGACGCCAGTGCAT ATATCTCCAAGGACAAGTGGGAGAAAATGATGGCCGGCAACAAGTGGAATCCCGTGGAGATGCGCGACAATCGTTACAACCAGATTCTGCACTTGGTGTCGGCGGCCAACGGAGCCGAGGATTTCTACTCCACAGAG GACCATGCCTGCCGCTCGGAGGGCGTCGATCTGGCCAGGGAACTCGACTACAAGTCGGCAGCCGCCTGGGTGGGCCATCCCTACTTCGATGTGATTGACAACTCCACCAACTTCGAGACCAAGATGAACCGAATGATCGAGTCTGTGTGCCAAAAACTGGGCATCGATATTGGCGACCGTTTGCAAGCCACATCCCGCAAACTGAAATACTTGA TTGCCGTCCTGCCCCCAGACAACGCGTTCCCGCCCTTCCAGGACTTTGATGTGGTGCATCACTACCTGCAATCGGCCGGGCCCAAGGTGCAGGCTCGCCTGCGGAAGCGCGGCCAGAAGAACCACTGGAGCTATATCCACACGCAGCGACGTCCCAATGTCCATGGCCAGGCCCGCATCGAGGTGAAGACCCAACTGACGCATCGCGACTACATGAACCTGCTGGCCCAGCGCGACGATGCCCACTTCACCATCTACAAGAAGCGTCGTTGCTTCCTCATCAACAACCAATATTTCCAGCTGGACATCTACAAGGAGCCAGGACATCCTCG CTGCAAGGGACTGGTGTTGCTGGAGACCTACTCCTCACTCACCGGCGATGCCCTGAAGAACTGCATGCCCAAGTTCCTGAACATCGTGAAGGAGGTGACCGGCGACCCGGACTATTCAATGTTTAATCTCTCGCTGAAAGAGGACTGGAGCACCACCAAAAAGTTCTGCCGCACGGCGACGCATG TTACGGACGCCACTAATGGAGTCTCGAGCACGCCGTTGGCCTGTCCCTGGCTCAACTGCCCCTGA
- the Ttd14 gene encoding TRPL translocation defect protein 14 isoform X1: protein MSTAADQLVAPAALTNGQQSLVVATSNGQKEQREPQQQIENSKSTSPKPGAMPSLKLNKMPSASSKEKRVYKIVLTGGPCGGKTTGQSRLCTFFENLGWKVFRVPETATVLLSGGVKFSDLTEKEDPPTPTTFVYKDLPFAAPEHSLIDLTASCPRCLAKAASRPNGSEAYKFQENLIRTMVQIENTYFELGNSSTRNCLIICDRGVMDASAYISKDKWEKMMAGNKWNPVEMRDNRYNQILHLVSAANGAEDFYSTEDHACRSEGVDLARELDYKSAAAWVGHPYFDVIDNSTNFETKMNRMIESVCQKLGIDIGDRLQATSRKLKYLIAVLPPDNAFPPFQDFDVVHHYLQSAGPKVQARLRKRGQKNHWSYIHTQRRPNVHGQARIEVKTQLTHRDYMNLLAQRDDAHFTIYKKRRCFLINNQYFQLDIYKEPGHPRCKGLVLLETYSSLTGDALKNCMPKFLNIVKEVTGDPDYSMFNLSLKEDWSTTKKFCRTATHVTDATNGVSSTPLACPWLNCP from the exons ATGTCAACAGCAGCCGACCAGCTCGTGGCACCTGCCGCCCTCACAAACGGGCAACAGTCACTGGTTGTGGCAACAAGCAATGGCCAAAAGGAGCAGAGGGAGCCACAACAGCAGATTGAGAACAGCAAGTCCACCTCACCCAAGCCAGGAGCCATGCCCAGCCTCAAGCTGAACAAGATGCCATCGGCGTCCTCCAAGGAGAAGCGTGTCTACAAAATAGTCCTAACTGGCG GGCCCTGTGGCGGCAAGACGACTGGCCAGTCCCGCCTGTGCACCTTCTTCGAGAACCTTGGATGGAAG gTATTCCGCGTGCCTGAAACGGCCACTGTTTTACTCAG TGGCGGCGTCAAGTTCTCTGATCTGACCGAGAAAGAGG ACCCGCCCACGCCAACCACGTTCGTTTACAAAGATCTGCCCTTCGCCGCTCCGGAGCACAGTCTCATCGATCTAACCGCATCCTGTCCGCGCTGCTTGGCCAAGGCTGCATCCCGGCCCAATGGCAGCGAAG CGTACAAGTTCCAGGAGAACCTGATCCGCACCATGGTGCAAATTGAGAACACCTACTTCGAGCTCGGCAACTCGAGCACCCGCAACTGTCTGATAATCTGCGATCGCGGCGTCATGGACGCCAGTGCAT ATATCTCCAAGGACAAGTGGGAGAAAATGATGGCCGGCAACAAGTGGAATCCCGTGGAGATGCGCGACAATCGTTACAACCAGATTCTGCACTTGGTGTCGGCGGCCAACGGAGCCGAGGATTTCTACTCCACAGAG GACCATGCCTGCCGCTCGGAGGGCGTCGATCTGGCCAGGGAACTCGACTACAAGTCGGCAGCCGCCTGGGTGGGCCATCCCTACTTCGATGTGATTGACAACTCCACCAACTTCGAGACCAAGATGAACCGAATGATCGAGTCTGTGTGCCAAAAACTGGGCATCGATATTGGCGACCGTTTGCAAGCCACATCCCGCAAACTGAAATACTTGA TTGCCGTCCTGCCCCCAGACAACGCGTTCCCGCCCTTCCAGGACTTTGATGTGGTGCATCACTACCTGCAATCGGCCGGGCCCAAGGTGCAGGCTCGCCTGCGGAAGCGCGGCCAGAAGAACCACTGGAGCTATATCCACACGCAGCGACGTCCCAATGTCCATGGCCAGGCCCGCATCGAGGTGAAGACCCAACTGACGCATCGCGACTACATGAACCTGCTGGCCCAGCGCGACGATGCCCACTTCACCATCTACAAGAAGCGTCGTTGCTTCCTCATCAACAACCAATATTTCCAGCTGGACATCTACAAGGAGCCAGGACATCCTCG CTGCAAGGGACTGGTGTTGCTGGAGACCTACTCCTCACTCACCGGCGATGCCCTGAAGAACTGCATGCCCAAGTTCCTGAACATCGTGAAGGAGGTGACCGGCGACCCGGACTATTCAATGTTTAATCTCTCGCTGAAAGAGGACTGGAGCACCACCAAAAAGTTCTGCCGCACGGCGACGCATG TTACGGACGCCACTAATGGAGTCTCGAGCACGCCGTTGGCCTGTCCCTGGCTCAACTGCCCCTGA
- the Ttd14 gene encoding TRPL translocation defect protein 14 isoform X2, translating to MSTAADQLVAPAALTNGQQSLVVATSNGQKEQREPQQQIENSKSTSPKPGAMPSLKLNKMPSASSKEKRVYKIVLTGGPCGGKTTGQSRLCTFFENLGWKVFRVPETATVLLSGGVKFSDLTEKEAYKFQENLIRTMVQIENTYFELGNSSTRNCLIICDRGVMDASAYISKDKWEKMMAGNKWNPVEMRDNRYNQILHLVSAANGAEDFYSTEDHACRSEGVDLARELDYKSAAAWVGHPYFDVIDNSTNFETKMNRMIESVCQKLGIDIGDRLQATSRKLKYLIAVLPPDNAFPPFQDFDVVHHYLQSAGPKVQARLRKRGQKNHWSYIHTQRRPNVHGQARIEVKTQLTHRDYMNLLAQRDDAHFTIYKKRRCFLINNQYFQLDIYKEPGHPRCKGLVLLETYSSLTGDALKNCMPKFLNIVKEVTGDPDYSMFNLSLKEDWSTTKKFCRTATHGKQDLNEPPPQPPQQYNPYYENSD from the exons ATGTCAACAGCAGCCGACCAGCTCGTGGCACCTGCCGCCCTCACAAACGGGCAACAGTCACTGGTTGTGGCAACAAGCAATGGCCAAAAGGAGCAGAGGGAGCCACAACAGCAGATTGAGAACAGCAAGTCCACCTCACCCAAGCCAGGAGCCATGCCCAGCCTCAAGCTGAACAAGATGCCATCGGCGTCCTCCAAGGAGAAGCGTGTCTACAAAATAGTCCTAACTGGCG GGCCCTGTGGCGGCAAGACGACTGGCCAGTCCCGCCTGTGCACCTTCTTCGAGAACCTTGGATGGAAG gTATTCCGCGTGCCTGAAACGGCCACTGTTTTACTCAG TGGCGGCGTCAAGTTCTCTGATCTGACCGAGAAAGAGG CGTACAAGTTCCAGGAGAACCTGATCCGCACCATGGTGCAAATTGAGAACACCTACTTCGAGCTCGGCAACTCGAGCACCCGCAACTGTCTGATAATCTGCGATCGCGGCGTCATGGACGCCAGTGCAT ATATCTCCAAGGACAAGTGGGAGAAAATGATGGCCGGCAACAAGTGGAATCCCGTGGAGATGCGCGACAATCGTTACAACCAGATTCTGCACTTGGTGTCGGCGGCCAACGGAGCCGAGGATTTCTACTCCACAGAG GACCATGCCTGCCGCTCGGAGGGCGTCGATCTGGCCAGGGAACTCGACTACAAGTCGGCAGCCGCCTGGGTGGGCCATCCCTACTTCGATGTGATTGACAACTCCACCAACTTCGAGACCAAGATGAACCGAATGATCGAGTCTGTGTGCCAAAAACTGGGCATCGATATTGGCGACCGTTTGCAAGCCACATCCCGCAAACTGAAATACTTGA TTGCCGTCCTGCCCCCAGACAACGCGTTCCCGCCCTTCCAGGACTTTGATGTGGTGCATCACTACCTGCAATCGGCCGGGCCCAAGGTGCAGGCTCGCCTGCGGAAGCGCGGCCAGAAGAACCACTGGAGCTATATCCACACGCAGCGACGTCCCAATGTCCATGGCCAGGCCCGCATCGAGGTGAAGACCCAACTGACGCATCGCGACTACATGAACCTGCTGGCCCAGCGCGACGATGCCCACTTCACCATCTACAAGAAGCGTCGTTGCTTCCTCATCAACAACCAATATTTCCAGCTGGACATCTACAAGGAGCCAGGACATCCTCG CTGCAAGGGACTGGTGTTGCTGGAGACCTACTCCTCACTCACCGGCGATGCCCTGAAGAACTGCATGCCCAAGTTCCTGAACATCGTGAAGGAGGTGACCGGCGACCCGGACTATTCAATGTTTAATCTCTCGCTGAAAGAGGACTGGAGCACCACCAAAAAGTTCTGCCGCACGGCGACGCATGGTAAGCAGGATCTGAACGAACCGCCGCCACAACCGCCGCAGCAGTACAATCCCTACTACGAGAACAGCGACTAG